The following proteins are encoded in a genomic region of Streptomyces sp. NBC_01723:
- the arsB gene encoding ACR3 family arsenite efflux transporter: protein MTSTEPTTAPAPTDGGGDSIVKRLSTLDRYLAVWILLAMAVGLGLGRLIPGMNDALAEIEIGGISLPIALGLLVMMYPVLAKVRYDKLDRVTSDRKLLISSLVINWILGPAVMFALAWIFLPDLPEYRTGLIIVGLARCIAMVIIWNDLACGDREAAAVLVALNSVFQVLAFGLLGWFYLDLLPRWMNLGDGQGLDVSVWHIALNVIIFLGIPLLAGFLTRRIGEQKMGRSDYEAKFLPKIGPWALYGLLFTIVILFALQGKTITSQPLDVARIALPLLVYFAIMFFGTFLLGKSLGLAYDRTTTLAFTAAGNNFELAIAVAIATFGVTSGQALSGVVGPLIEVPVLIGLVYVALAWRKKFTADAVTTAP from the coding sequence GTGACCTCCACCGAGCCCACCACCGCCCCCGCTCCGACTGACGGTGGCGGCGACTCGATCGTCAAGAGGCTCTCCACCCTCGACCGCTACCTCGCGGTGTGGATCCTGCTCGCCATGGCCGTCGGCCTGGGCCTGGGCCGCCTGATCCCGGGCATGAACGACGCCCTCGCGGAGATCGAGATCGGCGGGATCTCCCTGCCGATCGCGCTCGGCCTGCTCGTCATGATGTACCCGGTCCTGGCCAAGGTCCGCTACGACAAGCTCGACCGCGTGACCAGCGACCGCAAGCTGCTCATCTCCTCGCTGGTCATCAACTGGATCCTCGGCCCCGCGGTCATGTTCGCCCTCGCATGGATCTTCCTGCCGGACCTGCCCGAGTACCGCACCGGCCTGATCATCGTCGGGCTCGCCCGATGCATCGCCATGGTCATCATCTGGAACGACCTCGCCTGCGGCGACCGTGAAGCGGCGGCCGTCCTGGTCGCGCTGAATTCGGTGTTCCAGGTGCTCGCGTTCGGTCTGCTGGGCTGGTTCTACCTCGACCTGCTGCCCCGCTGGATGAACCTCGGCGACGGCCAGGGCCTGGACGTGTCCGTCTGGCACATCGCTCTGAACGTCATCATCTTCCTCGGCATCCCACTGCTGGCCGGGTTCCTCACCCGCCGCATCGGCGAGCAGAAGATGGGCCGTAGCGACTACGAGGCGAAGTTCCTGCCGAAAATCGGCCCGTGGGCCCTGTACGGGCTGCTGTTCACGATCGTCATCCTCTTCGCCCTGCAAGGGAAGACCATCACCTCGCAGCCGCTGGACGTCGCCCGCATCGCGCTGCCACTGCTGGTCTACTTCGCGATCATGTTCTTCGGCACCTTCCTCCTCGGCAAGAGCCTCGGCCTGGCCTACGACCGCACCACGACTCTCGCCTTCACCGCGGCGGGCAACAACTTTGAACTCGCTATCGCGGTCGCCATCGCCACCTTCGGCGTCACCTCCGGCCAGGCCCTGTCCGGCGTCGTCGGCCCGCTCATCGAAGTCCCGGTGCTGATCGGCCTGGTCTACGTCGCGCTCGCCTGGCGCAAGAAGTTCACCGCCGACGCGGTGACGACGGCCCCGTGA